From Xenopus tropicalis strain Nigerian chromosome 3, UCB_Xtro_10.0, whole genome shotgun sequence, the proteins below share one genomic window:
- the hdac10 gene encoding polyamine deacetylase HDAC10, which translates to MASGTALVYDEEMMSYKLLWDDQECSIEVPERLSSSYKRLQDYDLVKRCTQLPVREATDEEITLVHSSDYLEVVKSTQTMNEKELEEISRKYTAVFFHQNSFRCAKLSLGGTLQLVDAVLSGEVQNGMALVRPPGHHSQRDQGNGFCVFNNVAIAAEYAKKKYKLERILIVDWDVHHGQGIQYIFEEDPSVLYFSWHRYEHKTFWPYLSESDYNAVGRGKGTGFNINLPWNKVGMSNADYIAVFFHVLLPLAFEFNPELVLVSAGYDSAIGDPEGRMCATPECFSHLTSMLMNLADGKLCAVLEGGYNLRSLAESVCMTVRTLLGDPLPKLTGEMTPCHSALESIQNVRAAHSPYWKCLLCDGNLRSAHDPGSKENLDSQLSSDQQQNIDTAVFDSFLDSHMKEITFAAPPLRTCAVLPEGCSLALPDGVLLEEETATREHVIASSSLFPYELLEKESMLATLGKTLVVLNKLIAYQTMNAIALSPDSSVCAAVAIQHVLASEVKRLYCINIGDIGMKHESQNDGKFLCLNICGAYPTGMSNNRQIYVKWTECSDEYSSFFYILFCCILPLAYNYQPDFIIITTGCNRTIGDKDIALLVSLLQGLANGRIIAVIPETEPKLGEMLVKCMSGSPGEKHFGPHRAPPLEIIQDLNEKLLVIQKEWKMLQCSAS; encoded by the exons CCAAGAATGTTCTATTGAAGTTCCTGAGAGGTTATCTTCCTCCTATAAGAGGCTACAGGATTATGATCTTGTGAAGAGATGCACCCAGTTGCCTGTGCGAGAGGCCACAGATGAAGAGATCACATTAGTACATAG CTCTGACTATCTAGAGGTTGTGAAAAGCACCCAGACTATGAATGAAAAGGAGCTGGAAGAAATCTCAAGGAAATATACAGCTGTATTTTTCCATCAG AATTCTTTCCGCTGTGCCAAGCTGTCCCTTGGTGGCACACTACAACTGGTGGATGCCGTATTGTCAGGAGAAGTCCAAAATGGAATGGCTCTTGTAAG GCCCCCGGGACATCACAGTCAGCGTGATCAAGGCAATGGATTCTGTGTTTTCAATAATGTTGCAATAGCAGCAGAATATGCAAAGAAAAAGTACAAATTAGAGAG AATTTTGATTGTTGATTGGGATGTTCACCATGGGCAAGGAATTCAGTACATCTTTGAGGAGGATCCAAG TGTTCTTTATTTCTCATGGCATCGTTATGAGCACAAAACATTTTGGCCATATCTCAGCGAATCGGACTATAATGCGGTCGGCAGAGGGAAAGGCACAGGCTTTAACATAAATTTGCCATGGAACAAG GTTGGCATGAGCAATGCAGAttatattgctgtttttttccaTGTGCTCCTTCCCTTGGCATTTGAG tTTAATCCAGAGCTGGTTCTGGTTTCTGCAGGATATGACTCCGCTATTGGAGATCCAGAA GGCAGGATGTGTGCAACTCCTGAGTGCTTCTCACATCTCACATCTATGCTTATGAACCTTGCTGATGGCAAACTATGTGCAGTTCTGGAG GGTGGATACAATCTTCGGTCATTAGCAGAATCTGTCTGTATGACTGTAAGAACATTGCTTGGAGACCCTTTACCGAAACTTACTGGAGAAATGACACCATGCCATAG TGCTTTGGAATCCATACAAAATGTAAGAGCTGCACATTCTCCATATTGGAAGTGCTTGTTATGTGATG GCAATTTGAGATCAGCGCATGACCCAGGTTCTAAAGAAAACCTTGACTCTCAGCTCTCCAGTGACCAGCAGCAAAACATTGATACAGCAGTGTTTGATAGTTTTCTGGATTCCCATATGAAGGAAATTACATTTGCTGCACCACCTTTAAGAACATGTGCTGTGCTTCCTGAGGGCTGCTCTCTCGCTTTGCCTGATGGAGTGCTATTGGAAGAGGAAACGGCTACTAGGGAACATGTTATTGCTTCTAGCAG CCTTTTCCCTTATGAGCTTTTGGAAAAAGAAAGCATGTTGGCTACCTTGGGGAAAACGCTTGTTGTTCTCAATAAACTTATAGCGTATCAG ACAATGAATGCTATTGCATTATCACCTGATTCTTCTGTCTGTGCTGCTGTTGCCATCCAGCATGTGTTAGCGTCTGAAGTAAAAAG GTTGTATTGTATTAATATTGGAGATATTGGAATGAAACATGAATCACAAAATGAtgg aaaattccTTTGCCTGAATATCTGTGGAGCTTACCCTACTGGCATGAGTAACAACAGGCAGATTTATGTGAAGTGGACTGAA TGTTCTGATGAATACAGCAGCTTCTTCTATATTCTATTCTGCTGTATACTTCCACTGGCCTACAACTACCAGCCTGACTTTATTATAATCACCACAGGATGTAACAGAACTATTGGGGATAAGGACATTGCTCTACTCGTTAGTCTGTTGCAGGGTCTAGCTAATGGCAGAATTATTGCTGTTATTCCG GAAACAGAACCAAAGCTGGGTGAAATGTTGGTCAAATGCATGTCAGGCTCTCCTGGAGAAAAGCACTTTGGGCCACACAGAGCACCACCGCTAGAAATTATTCAGGACCTTAATGAAAAACTTCTTGTTATTCAGAAAGAATGGAAAATGCTTCAGTGTAGTG cCAGCTAG